Within Anaerolineae bacterium, the genomic segment AATGACAATGAGAAACGAGGCCGCCAGGACGGTTATCAGGGTGATATGCAATATCGCCGCGTTATAGCTTTTTTGCTCATCCGCAAAAACCGGCGGGGACAGTTGTTTTTTGAGCCGGAGCATAAGGGCTGTGCATAACTGAGCTTTGTTTTTTATCAAGCCGGGCCTCCCTCCAAATTTGGCCTGGGCCAATGATGAGATTGACAAATCTACGAGGGTGCAACTATCAGACTATCCAGGTGAAGTGAAAGATAGAAAGGGCGTGTAATCTATCTTATCATATCCACCATGCCAGGTCAAGCTTAAAAAAACCGGGAGCATTTCAGTTTTGGGGCGAATATTGTCTCACCGCCGAGGCGCAGAGGTCGCGGAGAAAAAAGCTCTGCGCTCTCGGCGTCTCTGCGGTGAATCTGGGGCAGATGGGTCAAACTCGCTCCAAAAATAAAATACACCCTAAAAAACCAGGTCAGATAGCCGTGACCTTCCTGCTAATTCGTCTTTTTAAGACCTTCCTTTTTTGTTTTTGACGCTTGCCCTGCTCTGTGCTATCATCTTTTATCCTTTGTCTAAATCGGTAAAAGCTGGTGAAAAATACGCTTATGGAATCATTTACCATGGGAAAAACAATAGGGCAATTTGTGGCCGAAGTAAGCGACCAGCACCACCCGATGACCGGTGTGGTGGTGGCGGTGGCGGCTGCTCAAGCCGCGGCCCTGGGTGAAGCGTGCATGCAAATTAGTTTTGATAATCAAGTTGACAAATTGGATTGGCAGGATGTAACCAAACGCATTGCGCGGATGGCGCAGCTAAAAGAAGGGCTGCTGGAACGGTGTGAATTAGAAACCAGGGCCACTATTGGCCGAGCCGCTTTGGAAAACGCCGCAGCGCCGGCCCACGATCAACAATTTTGCTGCGAAAGCTCAACCGAAATTAGCCGCCTGGCGGTTAAGGCCGCTACCCTCTTGCAAGATTTTAGGCCGTTAGCTTTTAAAAGCGTGCGCGATGATTTGGAAATTACCATCCATTTATTGGCCTGTACCGCCCGTACAGCCCTCTTGTTGTTAGACAGTTATCTGCATACCTGGTCTAATCCCAAGTTGCGCGCCGAATATGAGCCAAGCCGGAATGAGGTGGAAAATCAACTCAAGCTCATCAGGCCGGTTACGAGCTTTGAAAACAAATGATCAGGGAAAGGGCGGCAGGGGTATGTCTCAAATTTCAGGTAATTTAGTAGAGATAGTGGGCAATCTCCATCTGCATACCACCGCCTCCGACGGGACCGGCACTCACGCCGAAGTGGCCGCGGCGGCGGCGCGGGCCGGGCTTGATTTTATTGTTTACACCGACCACAACACCTGGGTGGACGGCAACGAGGGCTGGTATCGTGATTCCGGCAGCGGGCGGGAAGTTCTGCGACTCATGGGCCAGGAGATCAATGATGAACAGCGCCAGCCGGAATGTGACCATTTGCTGGCTCACTTTGTTTGCCAAAATTTGCAGCCGGTGGCGGCCCGGCCCCAACAACTTATTGAGGCGGTGCTGGCGGCCAACGGCCTTTGTTTTTTGGCCCATCCCCTGGAGCGGCCCGGTTACGGCGGGCCTCAGGCCATTTATCCCTGGGTGGATTGGGAAATTTCCGGTTTTACCGGCCTTGAATTGTGGAACACAATGACCGAAGTCAAGTGGCAACTGCGCAACCTGGCCCGGGGGATTACCGGCGCTTATTTGCCCTATTGGGTTTTGCGCGGCCCTTTTCCCGAAACGCTGGCCAAATGGGATGAGCTATTGGCCGGCGGCCAAAAAGTGGTGGCTATTGGCAATGCGGATGCGCATGGCAATGTGTACGCCAAAGGCCCTTTCCGCCGCCGAATCTATCCTTACGAATTTCTCTTCCGGGCGGTCAACACCCACCTGTTACTTGCCCAACCCCTGGCCCGCGAGCTTGACCAGGCCCGGCAGCAAATTCGCCAGGCCCTCCAACAAGGCCACTGTTTTGTTAGCTACGATCTGATCGCTTCGTCACGGGGCTTCACCTTTACGGCCGCCAGCGGCCCCAACCAGGCCAGCATGGGCGATACCTTGACCCTGTCAGAAAAAGCTACCCTCTCCGTGGTCAGCCCCCAATCGGCCTGGCTGCGCCTGGTGCAAGATGGGCAGATTATTGCCCAAACAAAAGGTAAAAGCCTCACCTGGCAAACCGACACGCCCGGCGTTTATCGCCTTGAAGCTTACCGCCGTTACTGGGGCCGGCAGCGGGGTTGGGTGTTTACCAACCCAATTTATATTATCCCGGCCTGATAATGCCCTTTGCATCCTTTGACGCCCCCACTCTCACCCAATTAGTTTTACCTTACAGTTTTAACCTGGCCGCCCAGCTTTTGCCTGGCGCTGCGGAGAATCAGGAGCTTGGCGATGATCACTGAAACTTTACCCGCATCACAAATTGAGCGGCTGTTGGCGGCCCGCGAATCCTGGACCCAACCGCCCCAGGTCGTGTCCGACACCTCTATTTTTCACCTGCTGGCCATGGCCGGCCGAGAAAAACTGGCTACCTTGATGACCGAACAACATTATGCCCGGGGAGAAATTGTTTTTAAAGAAGGTGAGGTGGGCGACGCCATGTACATTATTCGCTCCGGCCAGGTGGTGGTGCTGAAAGGGGATCTGAAAGCGCCCACCATCCTGGGATACTGGGGCGCGGGAGAGATCATTG encodes:
- a CDS encoding cyclodeaminase/cyclohydrolase family protein, whose amino-acid sequence is MGKTIGQFVAEVSDQHHPMTGVVVAVAAAQAAALGEACMQISFDNQVDKLDWQDVTKRIARMAQLKEGLLERCELETRATIGRAALENAAAPAHDQQFCCESSTEISRLAVKAATLLQDFRPLAFKSVRDDLEITIHLLACTARTALLLLDSYLHTWSNPKLRAEYEPSRNEVENQLKLIRPVTSFENK
- a CDS encoding CehA/McbA family metallohydrolase; the encoded protein is MSQISGNLVEIVGNLHLHTTASDGTGTHAEVAAAAARAGLDFIVYTDHNTWVDGNEGWYRDSGSGREVLRLMGQEINDEQRQPECDHLLAHFVCQNLQPVAARPQQLIEAVLAANGLCFLAHPLERPGYGGPQAIYPWVDWEISGFTGLELWNTMTEVKWQLRNLARGITGAYLPYWVLRGPFPETLAKWDELLAGGQKVVAIGNADAHGNVYAKGPFRRRIYPYEFLFRAVNTHLLLAQPLARELDQARQQIRQALQQGHCFVSYDLIASSRGFTFTAASGPNQASMGDTLTLSEKATLSVVSPQSAWLRLVQDGQIIAQTKGKSLTWQTDTPGVYRLEAYRRYWGRQRGWVFTNPIYIIPA